Proteins from a genomic interval of Clostridium sp. M62/1:
- the rnpM gene encoding RNase P modulator RnpM has translation MKKIPLRQCIGCGEMKSKKEMIRVLKTTEDEIVIDATGRRNGRGAYICPSMECFKKAVKSRGLERSLKMAIPKEVYEALEKEMEQIGQQ, from the coding sequence ATGAAGAAGATCCCGCTCAGACAGTGCATCGGCTGCGGCGAGATGAAAAGCAAAAAGGAAATGATCCGCGTGCTCAAAACTACTGAGGATGAGATCGTCATCGACGCCACCGGACGCAGGAACGGACGCGGAGCTTATATCTGCCCTTCCATGGAATGCTTTAAAAAGGCCGTAAAGAGCAGGGGGCTGGAACGCTCCCTGAAGATGGCCATTCCAAAGGAAGTGTATGAGGCATTGGAAAAGGAGATGGAGCAGATTGGACAGCAGTAA
- the nusA gene encoding transcription termination factor NusA: MSKELFEALNVLEKENNISKEVLFEAIENSLLTACKNHFGRADNIKVYIDREKCDFAVYAEKEVVENVEDPLTQVSLAEAKLMDPRHVYGDIVRVNINSKEFGRIATQNAKNVILQKIREEERTALFDHWYCREKDVVTGIVQRYVGHDVYIDLGKIDAVLKESEQVKGEEFKPTQHIKLFILEVKNTKKGPRITVSRTHPDLVKRLFESEVAEVKDGTVEIKAIAREAGSRTKIAVASNDPNVDPVGACVGLNGARVNSVVSELNGEKIDIINWDDNPALLIENALSPAKVIFVAADEEAREAQVIVPDYQLSLAIGKEGQNARLAARLTGFKIDIKSETQARESGLFDEMEMGYEQGFEEGLPESTQADDFSDYTEPQDAEDSMEEQAEEALESGLESGAVYSDGQ; this comes from the coding sequence ATGAGTAAAGAGTTGTTCGAAGCGTTAAACGTGCTGGAAAAGGAAAATAATATCAGCAAGGAGGTGCTTTTCGAGGCCATCGAAAATTCCCTTCTCACAGCTTGCAAGAACCACTTCGGCAGGGCAGATAATATCAAGGTTTATATTGACAGGGAAAAATGTGATTTTGCTGTCTACGCTGAGAAGGAAGTGGTTGAGAACGTGGAGGATCCGCTGACTCAGGTAAGCCTTGCAGAGGCAAAGCTGATGGATCCCAGGCATGTGTACGGCGATATTGTCCGCGTAAACATCAACTCCAAGGAGTTCGGACGAATTGCCACCCAGAACGCTAAAAACGTAATTCTCCAGAAAATCCGCGAGGAGGAGCGCACCGCTTTATTCGATCACTGGTACTGCCGCGAAAAAGATGTGGTGACAGGAATCGTTCAGCGCTATGTAGGCCACGACGTGTACATTGACCTTGGAAAGATTGACGCAGTCCTCAAGGAGAGCGAGCAGGTGAAGGGGGAGGAGTTTAAGCCGACCCAGCACATCAAGCTCTTTATCCTCGAGGTGAAAAATACGAAGAAGGGGCCGAGGATTACTGTATCCAGAACCCATCCGGATCTGGTAAAGCGCCTGTTCGAGTCCGAGGTGGCTGAGGTGAAGGACGGAACCGTGGAGATCAAGGCCATTGCCCGGGAGGCAGGCTCCAGGACAAAGATTGCAGTGGCATCCAACGATCCGAACGTGGATCCGGTGGGCGCATGCGTGGGTTTAAACGGCGCGAGAGTTAACTCCGTGGTAAGCGAGTTAAACGGCGAGAAGATTGACATTATCAACTGGGATGACAATCCTGCCCTCTTAATTGAGAATGCGCTGAGCCCGGCCAAGGTGATCTTTGTAGCTGCCGACGAGGAGGCGAGAGAGGCTCAGGTGATCGTGCCTGACTACCAGCTCTCCCTGGCTATCGGCAAGGAAGGCCAGAACGCAAGACTTGCAGCAAGGCTTACAGGCTTCAAGATCGACATTAAGAGCGAGACCCAGGCCAGAGAGTCAGGGCTCTTCGACGAGATGGAGATGGGCTACGAGCAGGGCTTCGAGGAGGGACTTCCGGAGAGCACGCAGGCCGATGACTTCTCCGATTACACGGAGCCTCAGGACGCAGAGGACAGTATGGAGGAACAGGCAGAGGAAGCTTTGGAGAGCGGGCTGGAGAGCGGCGCCGTCTACAGTGACGGGCAGTAA
- the rimP gene encoding ribosome maturation factor RimP — protein sequence MAKREEYESKVEAWLLPLLEKYKFELVDVEYVREAGLWYLRAYIDKEGGITVDDCEVVSRELGDWLDKEDFIADSYILEVSSPGLGRPLKKEKDFARSLGKAVEVRLYRPINRQKEFTGALKAYDADTVTLSMEDESELVLEKSDIALIRLAFDF from the coding sequence ATGGCAAAAAGAGAAGAATATGAGTCAAAGGTAGAAGCGTGGCTGCTTCCCCTTCTTGAAAAGTACAAATTTGAACTGGTAGATGTGGAGTACGTGCGTGAGGCCGGACTCTGGTATCTGAGAGCCTATATCGATAAGGAAGGCGGCATCACGGTAGACGACTGTGAGGTGGTGAGCAGGGAGCTGGGCGACTGGCTTGACAAGGAGGATTTCATCGCCGACAGCTATATTCTGGAAGTAAGCTCACCGGGACTGGGCCGCCCTCTTAAAAAGGAAAAAGACTTTGCCCGCAGCCTTGGAAAGGCTGTGGAGGTAAGACTTTACCGCCCGATTAACAGACAGAAGGAATTTACAGGAGCCCTGAAAGCATACGATGCAGATACAGTGACACTTTCCATGGAGGATGAGAGCGAACTCGTCCTTGAGAAATCAGACATTGCGTTAATACGCCTGGCCTTTGATTTTTAA
- a CDS encoding nitroreductase family protein translates to MNVLEAIKKRKSYRDVFKKEPVPREDLREILEAGTAAPSGCNLQTTQFIAVDEPELVKKIGEIYGRAWAMTAPAAILVLTKYTMAPSGASYHIQDYSAAAENILLAITAKGYATTWIEGQILGRRAEEIGRLLGVPEDMQVVLYLPVGIPEKPFKSVARLPFEKRAWFNRYGQD, encoded by the coding sequence ATGAACGTACTGGAAGCCATAAAGAAAAGAAAAAGCTACAGGGATGTGTTTAAGAAAGAACCTGTGCCGAGAGAGGATTTGAGAGAGATCCTGGAGGCGGGGACAGCCGCACCGTCCGGCTGCAACCTGCAGACAACACAGTTTATCGCAGTGGACGAGCCGGAGCTTGTAAAAAAGATCGGCGAAATCTATGGCCGGGCGTGGGCCATGACGGCTCCGGCGGCCATTCTGGTGCTCACCAAGTACACGATGGCGCCCAGCGGCGCCTCCTACCACATTCAGGACTACAGCGCGGCGGCGGAAAATATTCTCCTGGCCATCACGGCCAAGGGGTATGCCACCACCTGGATCGAGGGCCAGATTCTGGGACGGCGCGCAGAGGAGATCGGGAGACTTCTGGGGGTTCCGGAGGATATGCAGGTCGTTCTCTATCTGCCTGTGGGAATTCCCGAAAAGCCGTTTAAATCTGTGGCCAGGCTGCCCTTTGAGAAGAGGGCCTGGTTCAACCGGTATGGGCAAGATTAG
- a CDS encoding carbon-nitrogen hydrolase family protein: MKQIRKYEAALIQMDTQNDKGENLKKARRFIEEAAAHGAKLICFPEVMNLIGKNTGEGGGREEVPGYTSEILCEEAKKHGVYIHAGSITEQVPGQKRSRNLSFLINPEGEIIAGYRKLHMFDITLSDGTPFRESDRVQGGEEIVTAETELGVFGMSVCYDVRFPELYRLMALSGAQVIFVPSSFTMPTGKDHWEPLLRARAIENGCYIIAAGQTGTKPAYTAYGNSLVADPWGTVIARARDEECITYAQIDLDYLDKIREQLPSLENRRTDVYEVIYKKGSAAKDR; encoded by the coding sequence ATGAAACAGATCAGAAAATATGAGGCAGCTCTCATCCAGATGGATACCCAGAATGACAAGGGAGAAAATCTTAAAAAGGCCCGCCGCTTTATAGAGGAGGCCGCCGCCCACGGGGCAAAGCTCATCTGCTTTCCTGAGGTGATGAACCTGATTGGAAAGAATACAGGAGAGGGAGGGGGCAGGGAGGAAGTTCCCGGCTATACTTCAGAGATCCTGTGTGAGGAGGCGAAAAAGCACGGAGTTTACATCCATGCGGGCAGCATCACAGAGCAGGTGCCCGGGCAGAAGCGATCCAGAAATCTGAGCTTTCTCATTAACCCGGAGGGAGAGATTATCGCCGGTTACCGCAAGCTCCATATGTTTGACATCACCCTTTCGGACGGAACTCCGTTCAGGGAGTCGGATCGGGTGCAGGGGGGAGAGGAGATTGTCACGGCAGAGACAGAGCTGGGCGTGTTCGGAATGTCTGTCTGCTATGACGTGAGGTTTCCGGAGCTCTACCGCCTGATGGCTCTTTCAGGGGCTCAGGTGATTTTCGTCCCTTCCAGCTTTACCATGCCTACCGGCAAGGATCACTGGGAGCCGCTTCTCAGAGCCCGTGCCATTGAAAATGGCTGCTACATCATAGCTGCCGGACAGACAGGGACAAAGCCGGCCTATACAGCCTACGGAAACAGTCTGGTGGCAGATCCATGGGGAACTGTTATTGCCAGAGCCAGAGATGAGGAATGTATTACCTATGCCCAGATCGATCTGGACTATCTCGATAAAATCAGAGAGCAGCTGCCGTCCCTGGAAAACAGGCGCACAGATGTGTATGAGGTGATTTACAAAAAGGGCAGTGCTGCGAAGGACAGATAG
- a CDS encoding hybrid sensor histidine kinase/response regulator, whose amino-acid sequence MKRRRATPTYLIVILAIFVIGIFICIIGMNKAILSSAQLSGVEIARRFAANEMNYNKENEAVLNTLEIGLRPGNRPEDIPSWLREYLEYLCDATGIQNVEAYASIDGKIVAATYWEGGASFESEQTEWYQKAIEADGDVIYTDAYTDVRLQSTVVTMAKQIEGTEDVVALDIYPGQMNASQKIENMPERCNYFLCDSKGTLVYSIIQNGSPEDAQCWFDGLFGEIKNGVHDDCRSYTVGVDGLKRGVYYYQLDNGMYSVITIPYEELLKGTVNIQRMFAFMLIVFVGVVAAFLIRDQLKARKERLYDDIVRVLGNSYYALYLIDLKTDEYSMLKGSDFVRKELEQTGRYSDLLRVASMIVDEDSYKDFTESFAIENMRELVQKRVRDFGGDIRRKFNHEYRWVHVQMLYDESLQNDKVVLCFKDVNEAKERDLSRMKLLRESLESVEKMAKSKNMFFSNMSHDMRTPLNGIIGLARLSLSREENEEHMRDSMNKILALSSQLLELINDILEISKIEQGKLEISGYDFNLQESLEEQIEVFKIQAGAEHKNFSASLDIEDACVRGDWRRTQQVLNNLLSNAFKFTGKNGTISLSVHEIKEVNGRYRKYQFIVSDTGIGMSREFLKKVYEPFERETRFGAANVAGTGLGMAIVHNLVIQMAGTIEIDSELGKGSTITVTLPFLPGTEKKPEEKREQPLETADLSGYRVLLAEDNEINMEISTELLKMYGLDVTQAWNGKEAVELFREMGEGFFDIILMDMQMPVMNGCEAARQIRAMKRPDAATIPIIAVTANAFSEDIAATRNAGMNAHISKPIDFEIFRKTVESLLKDRKNSRTGKEENSNETDQKI is encoded by the coding sequence ATGAAAAGGCGCAGGGCAACGCCAACCTATCTGATTGTCATATTAGCTATTTTCGTTATTGGGATATTCATCTGTATCATTGGAATGAACAAGGCTATTCTGAGCAGCGCACAGCTTTCAGGCGTAGAGATTGCCAGGAGGTTTGCAGCGAATGAGATGAATTACAACAAAGAAAACGAGGCGGTGTTGAATACACTGGAGATCGGCCTTCGCCCAGGCAACCGGCCGGAGGATATCCCCTCCTGGCTTCGCGAATATCTGGAATATCTCTGTGATGCCACAGGAATCCAGAATGTGGAGGCCTACGCCTCTATCGACGGAAAAATCGTGGCTGCTACATACTGGGAGGGGGGCGCCTCCTTTGAATCAGAACAGACGGAGTGGTATCAGAAGGCGATAGAGGCAGACGGGGATGTGATTTACACAGATGCATACACAGACGTCCGCCTCCAGAGTACAGTGGTAACCATGGCGAAGCAGATAGAGGGAACAGAGGATGTGGTGGCCCTGGACATATATCCAGGGCAGATGAATGCCAGTCAGAAGATTGAAAATATGCCTGAGAGGTGCAATTATTTTCTCTGCGATTCTAAGGGCACTCTCGTCTACTCCATCATTCAGAATGGCTCCCCTGAGGATGCGCAGTGCTGGTTTGACGGGCTGTTCGGCGAAATAAAAAATGGAGTTCATGACGACTGCCGATCCTACACAGTGGGAGTTGACGGCCTGAAAAGGGGCGTTTATTACTACCAGCTGGACAATGGCATGTATTCCGTTATAACGATTCCCTATGAGGAGCTTTTAAAGGGGACTGTAAACATCCAGAGAATGTTTGCGTTCATGCTTATCGTGTTTGTGGGAGTGGTGGCAGCCTTCCTCATACGTGACCAGCTGAAAGCCAGAAAGGAGCGCCTTTATGATGATATTGTGAGGGTACTGGGAAATTCCTATTATGCCCTCTACCTGATCGACTTAAAAACAGACGAGTATTCTATGCTGAAGGGCTCCGACTTCGTGAGAAAAGAGCTGGAACAGACCGGCAGGTACAGCGATCTGCTCCGGGTGGCATCAATGATAGTGGATGAGGATTCCTACAAGGATTTTACAGAGTCCTTTGCCATAGAAAACATGAGAGAGCTTGTCCAGAAGAGAGTCCGCGACTTCGGCGGGGACATCAGGCGCAAATTTAACCATGAATACCGCTGGGTACATGTGCAGATGCTTTACGATGAATCCCTTCAGAATGATAAGGTTGTACTGTGCTTTAAGGATGTCAATGAGGCGAAAGAGCGGGATCTCTCGAGAATGAAGCTGCTGAGGGAGTCTCTGGAGTCTGTGGAAAAGATGGCCAAATCGAAAAATATGTTTTTTTCCAATATGTCCCACGACATGAGGACACCGCTTAACGGAATTATCGGACTGGCCAGGCTGTCCCTGAGCCGGGAGGAAAATGAAGAGCACATGAGGGACTCCATGAATAAGATTCTGGCACTCAGCAGCCAGCTTCTGGAATTGATTAATGACATTCTGGAGATCTCAAAGATAGAGCAGGGAAAGCTGGAGATCAGCGGCTACGACTTTAATCTGCAGGAAAGCCTGGAGGAGCAGATTGAGGTATTCAAAATCCAGGCGGGAGCGGAGCACAAAAATTTTTCAGCGTCACTCGACATAGAGGACGCCTGCGTCAGGGGCGACTGGAGAAGAACGCAGCAGGTGTTAAACAACCTTCTGTCAAATGCATTCAAATTTACAGGAAAAAACGGAACGATCTCCCTGTCTGTCCATGAAATCAAGGAGGTAAACGGCCGTTACAGAAAATACCAGTTCATTGTCTCCGATACCGGTATAGGCATGAGCCGGGAATTTCTGAAGAAGGTTTATGAGCCCTTTGAGAGGGAGACACGGTTCGGCGCCGCCAATGTGGCGGGAACGGGTCTTGGAATGGCCATTGTCCACAACCTGGTGATCCAGATGGCCGGCACCATAGAGATTGACAGTGAGCTGGGAAAGGGAAGTACAATTACTGTAACACTGCCGTTCCTTCCCGGGACAGAGAAGAAGCCGGAGGAAAAGAGAGAGCAGCCCCTGGAGACGGCGGACCTTTCCGGATACCGGGTTCTCCTGGCAGAGGACAATGAGATCAACATGGAAATATCCACAGAGCTTTTGAAAATGTACGGCCTGGATGTGACGCAGGCCTGGAATGGAAAAGAAGCCGTGGAGCTTTTCCGGGAGATGGGGGAGGGATTTTTTGACATTATCCTGATGGATATGCAGATGCCGGTGATGAACGGCTGCGAGGCGGCCAGGCAGATCCGCGCCATGAAGCGGCCGGATGCCGCCACAATCCCAATTATCGCCGTGACGGCAAACGCCTTTTCAGAGGACATAGCAGCCACGAGAAATGCAGGCATGAACGCCCATATCTCAAAGCCCATTGACTTCGAGATATTCCGAAAGACCGTTGAAAGCCTGTTGAAGGATAGAAAAAACAGCAGAACAGGAAAAGAGGAGAACAGCAATGAAACAGATCAGAAAATATGA
- a CDS encoding ABC transporter permease: MSRYEKYETLAQQVFVAEQKRYRRRIAAGRFLLLFLLLALWEISADTGLLNDFIFSSPSRMLSCFVSMTADGSIFVHMGVTLFETLVSFVLVVLLGLSGAMLLWASRTVSDLLEPYLVMLNSLPKSALAPILIVWLGNNMNTIIVAAVSVAVFGSILTLHNGFSTMDPEQIKLIYSLGGTKKDVLRKVLLPGSLPLIISNMKVNVGLCLVGVIIGEFLAADRGLGYLIIYGSQVFKMDMVVMSIVILCFMSALLYQAIAVLEKKIN; encoded by the coding sequence ATGAGCAGGTATGAAAAATATGAAACCCTGGCCCAGCAGGTCTTTGTGGCAGAACAGAAGCGATACAGGAGAAGGATAGCGGCAGGGCGCTTCCTGCTCCTTTTTCTTCTTCTGGCACTCTGGGAAATCAGCGCCGATACCGGGCTTCTAAATGATTTTATTTTCAGCTCCCCGTCGCGGATGCTGTCCTGCTTCGTTTCCATGACGGCGGACGGGAGCATATTTGTCCATATGGGAGTGACACTGTTTGAAACCCTTGTCAGCTTTGTCCTGGTGGTGCTTTTAGGGCTCTCCGGGGCCATGCTTCTGTGGGCCAGCCGTACGGTTTCCGATCTGCTGGAGCCGTACCTTGTGATGCTCAACAGCCTTCCGAAGTCGGCGCTGGCCCCGATTCTCATTGTGTGGCTGGGAAACAATATGAATACGATTATAGTGGCCGCCGTTTCTGTAGCCGTATTCGGATCCATTCTGACCCTGCACAATGGTTTTTCCACCATGGATCCGGAACAGATTAAGCTAATCTACTCCCTGGGCGGAACCAAGAAGGATGTGCTGAGAAAGGTCCTTCTTCCGGGCTCCCTGCCTCTGATTATCAGCAACATGAAGGTGAATGTGGGACTATGCCTGGTGGGAGTCATCATCGGTGAGTTTCTGGCGGCTGACAGGGGACTTGGCTATCTGATTATCTATGGCAGTCAGGTATTCAAAATGGATATGGTTGTCATGAGCATTGTTATCCTGTGTTTTATGTCAGCCCTGCTGTACCAGGCCATTGCAGTTCTGGAGAAAAAAATCAACTGA
- a CDS encoding ABC transporter ATP-binding protein, with protein sequence MISKLEVTGLSYSYHSMDGETQALSDISFQVEEGEFIAVVGPSGCGKSTLLSIICGLIKPDQGAVRIDGEPVERTSPKLGYMLQRDHLFEWRSIFSNASLGLEIQKNLDEEHRALVLKLLGDYGLLQFKDARPSELSGGMRQRAALIRTLALEPEILLLDEPFSALDYQTRLAVCDDISSIIRETKKTAVLITHDLSEAVSVADRIIILSKRPGRIKAILPVKFSKPGLGPLSRRNAPEFSGYFKQVWNILENREESHEQV encoded by the coding sequence ATGATTTCCAAGCTGGAAGTCACAGGGCTCAGCTATTCCTATCACTCTATGGATGGGGAGACGCAGGCCCTTTCAGATATATCCTTTCAGGTTGAGGAAGGGGAGTTTATCGCTGTAGTAGGGCCGTCAGGCTGCGGAAAATCCACACTTCTGTCTATTATCTGCGGCCTGATTAAGCCGGATCAGGGGGCGGTGCGGATCGATGGAGAGCCGGTGGAGAGAACCAGCCCCAAGCTGGGATACATGCTCCAAAGGGATCATCTGTTTGAGTGGAGAAGCATATTTTCCAACGCTTCCCTGGGGCTGGAGATACAGAAGAACCTGGATGAAGAGCACAGGGCTCTGGTTCTTAAGCTGCTCGGGGATTACGGCCTTCTGCAGTTTAAGGATGCCAGGCCGTCAGAGCTGTCGGGCGGGATGCGCCAGAGGGCGGCGTTAATAAGGACACTGGCTCTTGAGCCGGAGATTCTGCTGCTGGATGAACCGTTTTCTGCTCTTGATTATCAGACAAGGCTGGCTGTCTGCGATGACATCAGCTCTATTATCAGGGAAACGAAAAAGACGGCTGTGTTAATCACACACGATTTGTCGGAGGCAGTCAGCGTGGCGGACCGGATTATCATTCTCTCAAAACGTCCGGGAAGGATTAAGGCCATTCTCCCTGTGAAATTTTCCAAGCCGGGGCTGGGCCCCTTAAGCCGGCGCAATGCTCCCGAATTTTCCGGGTACTTTAAACAGGTATGGAATATTCTTGAGAACAGGGAGGAGTCCCATGAGCAGGTATGA
- a CDS encoding putative ABC transporter permease: MEFLWLFLVYSFLGWVLETAVGTIKRKRFTNRGFTTGPFCGVYGTAAVLMAAVLQELRENPVFLFLGCAAVATAVEWITGKTLERLNRKKWWDYSEKRWNFDGYICLSYSVLWGILGFVAVRWGDDFFIWLYHALPGFAAKTVTFAAAAVVFCDTAASLATVRYVRQRSLRVLKTAGESTPVRKFQYRTAVLTRRLGKAIEAGVERRMEKAYPLIFEAAEQITKRKVFAEGCGFYKLFWLFLIGAVLGDLVETVFCRLTAGVWMSRSSLVWGPFSIVWGLAIAAATALLYKDREKPDRHLFFIGTVLGGAYEYVCSVFTELVFGTVFWDYSEIPFNLGGRINLLYCFFWGIAAVIWIKGLYPFFSGWIEKIPVLWGYILTWVLVVFMASNIVVSSMALIRYDRRSEGMQADNVIEKLLDEHFDDERMERIYPNALAR, from the coding sequence ATGGAATTTTTGTGGCTGTTTTTAGTCTACTCATTTTTAGGATGGGTTCTGGAGACAGCTGTGGGTACCATTAAGAGAAAACGGTTTACCAACAGGGGATTTACCACAGGCCCCTTCTGCGGCGTATATGGAACAGCGGCTGTGCTCATGGCAGCCGTCCTTCAGGAACTCAGGGAAAACCCGGTGTTCCTGTTTTTAGGCTGCGCCGCGGTGGCGACGGCGGTGGAATGGATAACTGGAAAAACCCTTGAGCGGCTGAACCGGAAAAAATGGTGGGATTATTCGGAAAAACGCTGGAATTTCGACGGGTATATCTGCCTTTCGTATTCCGTGCTCTGGGGAATCCTCGGCTTTGTGGCTGTCCGGTGGGGAGACGACTTTTTTATCTGGCTGTACCATGCCCTGCCGGGATTTGCGGCAAAGACAGTCACCTTTGCGGCAGCAGCAGTTGTGTTCTGTGATACAGCGGCATCTCTTGCGACAGTGCGCTATGTCAGGCAAAGAAGCCTGAGGGTTCTTAAGACTGCCGGGGAAAGTACGCCGGTCAGAAAGTTTCAATACAGGACCGCCGTTCTGACAAGACGCCTGGGTAAGGCTATAGAGGCAGGAGTGGAAAGGCGAATGGAAAAGGCCTATCCTCTGATTTTTGAGGCAGCGGAGCAGATAACAAAACGAAAAGTCTTTGCGGAGGGCTGCGGATTTTATAAGCTGTTCTGGCTGTTTCTCATCGGCGCTGTCCTGGGAGATTTGGTGGAGACTGTATTCTGCCGCCTGACCGCAGGCGTCTGGATGAGCCGCAGCAGTCTGGTCTGGGGGCCCTTCAGCATTGTCTGGGGACTGGCCATAGCGGCGGCAACCGCCCTGCTCTATAAGGATCGGGAAAAGCCGGACCGTCACCTCTTTTTCATCGGCACGGTACTGGGCGGGGCCTATGAATATGTGTGCAGTGTCTTTACAGAGCTTGTATTTGGAACTGTTTTCTGGGATTACAGTGAGATTCCCTTTAACCTGGGCGGAAGAATCAACCTGCTCTACTGCTTTTTCTGGGGAATAGCCGCCGTAATCTGGATCAAGGGGCTGTATCCGTTCTTTTCCGGGTGGATTGAAAAAATACCTGTCCTCTGGGGATATATCCTGACCTGGGTGCTTGTTGTATTTATGGCGTCCAATATTGTCGTGTCGTCCATGGCTCTGATTCGCTATGACAGGCGCTCGGAGGGAATGCAGGCGGACAATGTGATAGAAAAGCTGCTGGATGAACACTTTGACGATGAGCGGATGGAGCGTATTTATCCCAACGCCCTCGCCAGGTAG